From the genome of Laspinema palackyanum D2c:
CCCTCCGAATATGGGCAGCGATGCACCCGCCGAATTAGCCAGATTCTGGCGGAATGTGGCTTTACCATTGTCTCTGGCATGGCCGCAGGCATTGATACTCACGCCCATCTCGGTTGTTTAGATGCCGATGGCCGCACGATCGCCGTTTTCGGAACTCCCCTCAACAAAATATATCCAGAGACTAATCGTAATCTCTCTGAGAAAATTATACAAAAAGGATTATTTTTGAGTGAGCATCCTGTAGGAACACTCACAAGGCGAGAACATTTCGCGCAACGCAATCGGATTATTGCCGGGTTAAGTCAGGCCATTCTGGTCATGGAAGCACCCGAGCGATCGGGGGCGCTGATTACGGCCAAAGTCGCCAATGAATATAGCCGAGATGTCTTTGCCTTACCTGGACGCATTGATGATCCCAATTCTCAAGGCTGTTTACGTTTGTTGAAAAATGGGGCCGAAACCATCATCAATGAAACTGAATTGCTGGAAATGCTAGGGGCTATCCCCAAATATCATCCGACCCCTTCCCCCACTGCGGCAAACCTCACTTCTCCCACGGCAGTGATGCCCCCCCTGCCATCGCTCCCAGATTTAGCCCCTCCCTTGCAACAAGTCTGGGAAGCAACGGCGATCGAGCCGATCGCCTTTGAACTCATTGTATCCCAAGCCCAACTTGATGCCGCCTCGGTGTCCAGTGCCTTATTGCAACTTGAATTAATCGGCTTGGTGGAGCAATTACCGGGAATGCGCTATCGCCGCAGTTGAATAAAGGGTTTCTTCCAAGAAAAATTTGCCCCTATTTATCAAATCGCTGTAGCCGTCAATTTTCCCCTTGCTCATTTGCCCATCTCTTTCTGGGAAAATGGCAGATTGTTACCCTGGCCTTTATAAATTTCTCTCTAAATTGTGTACCTCCTAAAGGCATAAAAATTTCCCTGTCAAAAGGAATATTTAAACTTAAGAGTACCCTAGAGCAAATCTGGCAAATCCCCCTAATTTTCTGGGTTTTTCCTTGATTCATCACGTTTATAGTGAGGGTATTCGTGACAAATAAGTAAAAGTTATTGCGGAATCTCTCCTGATTGGCCTAAAAATTTGTCTTCCTTTAAAAACACTACGATCTGCCTAAAGAAGGATGAATTTAAAAGTGTCCTCTTTTAAACTGAAGGACAGTTGACAACAACTTTAAATCCTGAATTTCGAGGAGAACACCCGAATGACCGTTCAATTACAAGATACTAAACGCATGGCGATCGCCCAAAAATTGGCCGATATGAAAGCTGTGCAAAATTTTCTCATTTCTAATGAACAAAAATTTATCAGCGCCACCAGCGACCCCGATATCCGCGAGCGCTTGCAAAGTATGCTAGAGGATGACCGCAAAAACCTCGGCATCATTGAAACCACCATCATTCAATATGGCAATCCCTCTGAACCCGATAGCACCACTGAGGAAACCCTCAAACAAGCTCAGAAAATGATGGAAGATTCCAAAATGAGCTTGTTTGATAAAATGTCTAAGCACGAACTGCTCAAACACGCTCAGGTGATGAAAGGACTCCTCGTCCATAAAGCCGCACAAGTCGTCGGTGCTGACATTGAAGTCGCCATCACTCCCCTGAATACGGTGAACTTTGAAAACCGTTCTCACCAAGAACAACTCAAGGGTATTCTCGAAGTCCTCGGCACTCGCGAACTCACCGGACAAGACCCGGATCAAAGCGTCTGGAGTCGGGTTCAAGATGCAATGGCAGCCTTGAGTGGTGTCTTTGGTAGCGCCGTCAGCCGCACTAAAGATGATGTGAACATTTTGGAAATCCTCCGTGCAGATCACCGCAAGGTAGACACCCTCTTCGCGGAAATCGAAAACACCAGCGACGCTAAAAAACGCGAAGAATTCTTCGGTCAAATCTATAAAGACCTCAGCGCTCACTCGGAAGCTGAAGAAGAAGTGGTCTATCCCGCTATCCGCGCTCAATTCCCAGAAGTGCAACATCTGTATAACGAGCAGGCGGAGATGAAACAACTCCTCGAAGCCATCAAATCCAGCAACGGTAGCGATGCCAGCTTTATGACTCGTGTCAAACAGTTGAAAGAAATGGTGCAGCATCACGTCAAGGAAGAAGAGAACGATATGTTCAATAAATTCCAGCAAACCATGAATGAGGCCCAAATGGAACAAGTGTCCAAGCAGTTTAAGGAAGCCAAAAGCCGCATTCAACAATCAATGGCGTCCTAAGATGCAGACTCAGTTTGGTTAGTTGCTAACCTAACGTTGTAAATCAGCCGAAAGGGGGGGTGTAATCCCTCCCTTTTTTGGGTTTCCCCCGATTATATAGCGAGGTTTAAATCATACAGAATCCCGTTGTCATACTCCATACGGTATTTAAAGGTCTATAAAAACGGATTGTAGGGGCTTCGATGTGCAGGCCCCTACACATACCGCTTGATGCCGGTTGTTTTTATAGACTTATCAGTACCCTATGGAGTATTACGCAAGATTTAACCTGAACCCATAAATGTAGAGGCGATTCCCTTGGTCGCCTCTACATTTAGGATAGATTTTCCAAATCTGTGTAAGTCCTGCCACCAAAGCTGAAAAGACGAGGGATTACCCTGCTATTTTGAGTGACAAGCTCAACGCTTAACCACCAACAACGGTACCACCATTGGGATGCAGAATTTGACCTGTCATATAAGAAGAATCATCCGAGGCGAGGAACACATAACAGGGGGCGACTTCCTCGGGTTCTCCGGCCCGTTTCATCGGGACTTGCTGACCGAATGAGGCGACTTTTTCCGGGGGGAAGGTGGCGGGAATTAGGGGAGTCCAAATTGGACCGGGTGCGACCCCATTAACGCGAATTCCTTGGCTGACCACTTTTTGAGACAAGGCTCGGGTAAAGGCAACGATCGCCCCCTTGGTGGAAGAATAATCCAGTAAAGTTTCATTTCCCTTATAGGCGGTTACCGAGGTCGTATTCACGATCGCACTGCCTTCTTGCAGATGAGGCATAGCCGCCTGAGTCAGGTAAAACATGGAGAAAATATTGGTGCGGAACGTTTTTTCCAACTGTTCTTGAGTGATATCCTCAATATTTTCTTGGGGATGTTGTTCCGCTGCATTATTAATCAGAATATCCAGATGGCCGAAAGCATCCACGGTCTGTTTAACCACCTGTTCACAAAAGCTTTTTTCACCGATATCTCCGGCGATCGGCAAACAGCGCCGCCCTTCCGCTTCTACCATCTCTTGAGTTTTTTTGGCATCTTCATGTTCGTTCAGATAAACGATCGCCACATCCGCTCCTTCTCGGGCAAACAAAATCGCCACGGAACGACCAATTCCGCTATCTCCGCCCGTAATCAGGGCAACTTTATTTTCTAATTTTCCACTGCCTTTATAGTGAGAAGCACGGGCTTTAGGACGGGGATTCATTTCTGATTCCAGGCCCGGTTGTTGGTCTTGATGTTGAGCGGGGCGTTGTTTTTCTTGCGTCGGCATAGAATTTTCCCTAAACTTTTTAAACTACCCCTTATAAATAGAACTAATTTTCAGGAATTGCCCCCTGTCTTTTTGT
Proteins encoded in this window:
- the dprA gene encoding DNA-processing protein DprA — protein: MYLEERAFWVAWSQIPAVGPVLLGRLFKYFGSLAAAWQAEPEALTQVQGLGRQLVEKIVTRRSQLNPQQLYSEHLRQNPNFWTPADPDYPRLLGEIPNPPPLLYYQGQVDRQETLGNRPIVGIVGTRNPSEYGQRCTRRISQILAECGFTIVSGMAAGIDTHAHLGCLDADGRTIAVFGTPLNKIYPETNRNLSEKIIQKGLFLSEHPVGTLTRREHFAQRNRIIAGLSQAILVMEAPERSGALITAKVANEYSRDVFALPGRIDDPNSQGCLRLLKNGAETIINETELLEMLGAIPKYHPTPSPTAANLTSPTAVMPPLPSLPDLAPPLQQVWEATAIEPIAFELIVSQAQLDAASVSSALLQLELIGLVEQLPGMRYRRS
- a CDS encoding hemerythrin domain-containing protein produces the protein MTVQLQDTKRMAIAQKLADMKAVQNFLISNEQKFISATSDPDIRERLQSMLEDDRKNLGIIETTIIQYGNPSEPDSTTEETLKQAQKMMEDSKMSLFDKMSKHELLKHAQVMKGLLVHKAAQVVGADIEVAITPLNTVNFENRSHQEQLKGILEVLGTRELTGQDPDQSVWSRVQDAMAALSGVFGSAVSRTKDDVNILEILRADHRKVDTLFAEIENTSDAKKREEFFGQIYKDLSAHSEAEEEVVYPAIRAQFPEVQHLYNEQAEMKQLLEAIKSSNGSDASFMTRVKQLKEMVQHHVKEEENDMFNKFQQTMNEAQMEQVSKQFKEAKSRIQQSMAS
- a CDS encoding SDR family oxidoreductase, coding for MPTQEKQRPAQHQDQQPGLESEMNPRPKARASHYKGSGKLENKVALITGGDSGIGRSVAILFAREGADVAIVYLNEHEDAKKTQEMVEAEGRRCLPIAGDIGEKSFCEQVVKQTVDAFGHLDILINNAAEQHPQENIEDITQEQLEKTFRTNIFSMFYLTQAAMPHLQEGSAIVNTTSVTAYKGNETLLDYSSTKGAIVAFTRALSQKVVSQGIRVNGVAPGPIWTPLIPATFPPEKVASFGQQVPMKRAGEPEEVAPCYVFLASDDSSYMTGQILHPNGGTVVGG